A genomic segment from Capra hircus breed San Clemente chromosome 15, ASM170441v1, whole genome shotgun sequence encodes:
- the LOC102189331 gene encoding olfactory receptor 5B12-like, with translation MENSTVVTEFILAGITDDPQLQIPLFLVFTLIYLLTLVGNLGVITLILLDSRLHTPMYVFLSHLSLMDFGYSTAITPKVMAGFLVGDKAISYNACATQLFCFVGFLVVETFLLASMAYDRHAAVCKPLHYSNIMTARVCAWMVMGCYAFGFLEASMHTWNTFSLPFCRSNVVDHFFCDVTPVLALSCSDSSRSEMVFFILAGFNIIFTIMVILVSYLFIFVTILRVRSSEGHQKGFSTCASHLTSISIFYGAGAFMYLQPGSRHSMSTDKMASVFYAIVIPMVNPLIYSLRNKEVKRALKKAVGTLRMSLWLLG, from the coding sequence atggagaacagtacagtCGTGACTGAGTTCATTCTTGCTGGGATAACTGATGACCCACAACTACAGATTCCACTCTTTCTAGTGTTCACGCTCATCTACCTCCTCACTCTGGTTGGGAACCTGGGGGTGATCACGCTGATCCTGCTGGACTCTCGTCTCCACACTCCCATGTACGTCTTCCTCAGCCACCTCTCCCTGATGGACTTTGGTTACTCCACAGCCATCACTCCCAAAGTGATGGCTGGCTTCCTCGTGGGAGACAAGGCCATTTCCTACAATGCTTGTGCCACTcagcttttctgttttgttggctTTCTTGTTGTGGAAACTTTTCTCTTGGCTTCAATGGCCTATGACCGTCATGCAGCAGTGTGCAAGCCACTCCATTACAGCAACATCATGACAGCAAGGGTGTGTGCCTGGATGGTCATGGGATGCTATGCCTTTGGCTTTCTCGAGGCCTCCATGCACACGTGGAACACATTCAGTCTCCCTTTCTGCAGATCCAATGTGGTTGATCACTTTTTCTGTGATGTTACTCCAGTCCTGGCTCTCTCATGCTCAGACAGCAGCAGAAGTGAGATGGTGTTTTTTATTCTGGCAGGATTCAATATCATCTTTACCATTATGGTCATCCTGGTCTCCTATCTGTTTATCTTTGTCACCATTCTGAGGGTGCGCTCATCTGAAGGACATCAGAAGGGCTTTTCCACCTGTGCTTCCCACCTCACTTCCATCTCCATCTTCTATGGGGCAGGCGCCTTCATGTACCTACAGCCCGGCTCCCGCCATTCCATGAGCACAGACAAAATGGCGTCTGTGTTCTATGCCATAGTCATTCCCATGGTGAATCCGCTGATCTATAGCCTGAGGAACAAAGAGGTCAAGAGAGCCTTAAAAAAGGCTGTGGGGACCTTgagaatgagcttatggttgctggggtgA